A single region of the Oceanivirga salmonicida genome encodes:
- the dnaA gene encoding chromosomal replication initiator protein DnaA — protein MEQKDLDNIWEITRTIFASDNGMEYLHTLKQVNLYNIENEICYLHTTNNEVKIILEKLKDEIFEALKKVVAIKGINVEDIVIKREIELINKDMFIIEEDDDYTQVGETGLIEEFTMENFVTGLNTEYAYKLCEKVVETIVNNKENNFTPLILFGDSGLGKTHLGQAIGNEILKKCPDKRVKYLTAEGFNNEYLEAIQKGRFKQIRDNRESSGNFRQKYRNLDLIIIDDIQFFERVFGKGEGSVEEEFFNTFNTLYTEKKQIIFISDRSPHNIKNLSNRIMTRIGSGIMQEIKRPDYSTRVAILRKLCEDKHEKINDLYLEYIATNVKNSVREMQGILKNVITTAQLLEKPVDMDMVKDSIEKNIILTNSMITAESIIKKVANYYQITEEDLKSKKRNQEILIPRQVSMYIIKENLDITFDGVGKIFDRDHSTVLNAINKIRNKMEEEATFMLQVKEINRSIRE, from the coding sequence ATGGAGCAAAAAGATTTAGATAATATATGGGAAATTACGAGAACAATATTTGCTAGTGATAATGGAATGGAGTATTTACACACATTAAAACAGGTAAACCTATATAATATAGAAAATGAAATTTGCTATTTGCATACAACAAATAATGAAGTGAAAATTATTTTAGAAAAACTAAAAGATGAAATATTTGAAGCATTAAAAAAAGTTGTAGCAATAAAAGGAATAAATGTTGAAGACATTGTTATAAAAAGAGAAATTGAATTAATTAATAAAGATATGTTCATTATTGAAGAAGATGATGATTATACTCAAGTTGGAGAAACAGGTTTAATTGAAGAGTTTACTATGGAAAACTTTGTAACAGGTTTAAATACAGAATATGCATATAAACTTTGTGAAAAAGTTGTTGAAACTATTGTAAATAATAAAGAAAATAATTTCACTCCTTTAATTTTGTTTGGAGATTCAGGTCTTGGTAAAACACATTTAGGTCAAGCAATAGGAAATGAAATATTAAAAAAATGCCCTGATAAAAGAGTTAAATATTTAACAGCAGAAGGATTTAATAATGAATATTTGGAAGCAATACAAAAAGGAAGATTTAAACAAATAAGAGATAATAGAGAAAGTAGTGGAAATTTTAGACAAAAATATAGAAACTTAGATTTAATAATAATAGATGATATACAATTTTTTGAAAGAGTTTTTGGAAAAGGTGAAGGGAGTGTTGAAGAAGAGTTTTTCAATACTTTTAATACCTTATATACAGAAAAAAAACAAATTATATTCATAAGTGATAGAAGTCCACATAATATTAAAAACTTATCTAATAGAATAATGACTAGAATAGGTTCAGGTATAATGCAGGAAATAAAAAGACCTGATTATTCAACGAGAGTAGCCATACTTAGAAAATTATGTGAAGACAAACATGAAAAAATTAATGATTTATACTTAGAATATATAGCAACTAATGTAAAAAATAGTGTTAGGGAAATGCAAGGAATATTAAAAAATGTAATAACAACAGCACAATTATTAGAAAAGCCAGTAGATATGGACATGGTTAAAGATTCTATAGAAAAAAATATAATATTAACTAATTCTATGATAACGGCTGAGAGTATAATTAAAAAAGTAGCAAATTATTATCAAATAACAGAAGAAGATTTAAAATCTAAAAAAAGAAATCAAGAAATTTTAATACCCAGACAAGTTAGTATGTATATAATTAAAGAAAATTTAGATATTACATTTGATGGAGTAGGTAAAATATTTGATAGAGACCATTCAACTGTTTTAAATGCTATTAATAAGATAAGAAATAAAATGGAAGAAGAAGCAACATTTATGTTACAAGTAAAAGAAATAAATAGATCAATAAGGGAGTAA